A region from the Aphis gossypii isolate Hap1 chromosome 1, ASM2018417v2, whole genome shotgun sequence genome encodes:
- the LOC114127989 gene encoding protein arginine N-methyltransferase 5-like: MMNNNSMSNINKFSLITSNIPVDLAFDFISKIDVQQCLEYLTAWYCKVGCIQLFDQEKILSLDTILNQDLLIKVIAKLPTVDCEDYKLQNDMENQFHQKLIALYNFNIKKFLIDFKVQNNYANLARIICKYSNKPIMFNFNVPTLENAWDSWNTFRNMTGYSLQIGIVLCLTKYVPTHDEINRWIGEPICALSVSTNLFILNKKGYPVLSEDHETILKIAIQQKWTIILSGEPLPNMKDYFYYIIFVAKNINIPSPILECDDLLQLPLQPLRDNLMSCVYHVFEQDPIKYTQYQKAIYLAIIDKEVKNIVIAVIGAGRGPLVKASLRAADLAAVNVKIYAVEKNENAIPTLLMYQKNVWGESVDVVFSDGREWDPPEKCDIMVSELLGSFGDNELSPECLDGAQKCLKDDGISIPCEYSSYLRPLMSHKLFSQTIKNEAIDESCLSNSKDAAFEQSYVVLQPNSYKPTKTKKLFTFNHPKKTLESNARYKCLEFEITSNMQLHGFSGYFDAVLYKDIMISIEPLTESIGMFSWFPIYFPIKDTMLVKSGSVISVHFWRCCDEYKVWYEWCVSSPNQTPIYNCQGKSNSIRL, translated from the exons AT gatgaataataacagtatgtctaatataaataaattttcattaataacatCGAACATTCCTGTTGACTTGGCATTTGATTTCATCTCCAAAATTGACGTACAGCAGTGTTTAGAATACCTTACAGCATGGTATTGTAAAGTGGGCTGTATCCAATTATTTGACCAagagaaaattttaagtctGGATACAATACTAAATCaggatttattaataaaagtaatagcaAAATTGCCAACAGTAGATTGTGAGGATTATAAACTTCAAAATGATATGGAAAatcaatttcatcaaaaacttATTGCattgtataatttcaatattaaaaaatttctaattgattttaaagtaCAAAACAATTATGCTAATTTGGCtcgaataatttgtaaatattcaaataaaccaattatgtttaattttaatgtaccaACATTAGAAAATGCTTGGGACTCTTGGAATACTTTTAGGAACATGACTGGTTATAGTTTACAAATTGGCATAGTTTTATGCCTCACTAAATATGTACCAACTCATGATGAGATAAATCGGTGGATTGGTGAACCCATATGTGCTTTATCTGTTAGTacaaatctttttattttaaacaaaaaaggaTATCCTGTACTTAGTGAAGATCATgaaactattttgaaaatagcaatacaacaaaaatggacaataattttatcaggCGAACCATTACCAAATatgaaagattatttttattatataatatttgttgctAAGAACATTAATATTCCATCTCCAATATTAGAGTGTGATGATCTTCTACAACTGCCCTTACAACCACTAAGAGATAATCTTATGTCTTGTGTGTATCATGTATTTGAACAAGATCCcattaaatatacacaataccaAAAAGCAATATATTTAGCAATTATAGACAAagaggtaaaaaatattgttatagctGTTATTGGTGCTGGTCGAGGTCCTCTAGTTAAAGCCAGTTTGAGAGCTGCAGATTTAGCAGCCGTTAATGTTAAGATATATgcagttgaaaaaaatgaaaatgccATACCAACACTTCTTATGTATCAAAAAAACGTTTGGGGCGAATCTGTTGATGTGGTGTTTAGTGATGGACGAGAGTGGGATCCACCCGAAAAGTGTGATATAATGGTGTCTGAACTTCTAGGATCATTTGGTGATAATGAATTGTCACCTGAATGCCTAGATGGAGCTCAGAAATGTTTAAAAGACGATGGTATCAGTATACCTTGTGAATATTCATCCTATTTAAGGCCTTTAATgtcacataaattatttagtcagactataaaaaatgaagcCATCGATGAGTCATGCTTATCAAATTCAAAAGATGCTGCATTTGAACAGTCATATGTCGTTTTACAGCCCAATAGTTATAAGCCaactaaaaccaaaaaattgtttacatttaatcaccccaaaaaaacattagaaaGCAATGCTCGGTATAAATGCCTTGAGTTTGAAATAACTTCTAACATGCAATTGCATGGTTTTAGCGGCTATTTCGATGCAGTACTGTATAAAGACATTATGATAAGCATAGAACCATTAACTGAGAGTATTGGTATGTTTAGTTGGTTCCCTATTTATTTTCCAATCAAAGATACCATGCTAGTTAAATCAGGTAGTGTTATATCTGTTCATTTTTGGCGGTGTTGTGATGAATATAAAGTATGGTATGAATGGTGCGTATCTTCTCCAAACCAAACACCTATTTATAATTGCCAAGGAAAATCAAATTCTATAAGACtgtaa
- the LOC114127995 gene encoding UPF0547 protein C16orf87 homolog: MLKHKKVSVKKICPGCGLQYPVAVKTCTKCKHSFYLSKKDITPKVAPAKVAAAAVVSVQESKDVTTTSTTRSDGRRRTERVRREKPNYYDASAFIRKTRKRTEKPNAKQKDNYQGRRGVQISQPKKGVASLKQNYKTKVVQDPEDKIYHTIMKNEKAKVCAIILSELNEKLMLTSWRP; encoded by the exons AtgttaaaacacaaaaaagttTCCGTGAAAAAAATTTGCCCCGGTTGTGGCTTACag tACCCAGTTGCTGTGAAGACTTGTACCAAATGCAAGCATTCATTTTACCTGTCCAAAAAAGACATTACCCCCAAAGTCGCCCCTGCCAAGGTGGCAGCGGCGGCGGTTGTGTCGGTTCAGGAATCCAAAGATGTTACAACCACTTCAACTACACGTTCAGACGGCCGCCGTAGAACTGAACGTGTACGCCGTGAAAAACCTAACTATTACGATGCCTCTGCATTTATACGTAAAACTCGG aaaCGTACTGAGAAACCAAATGCAAAACAAAAAGATAATTATCAAGGTCGCCGAGGTGTACAAATATCACAGCCTAAAAAAGGTGTAGcatctttaaaacaaaattataaaacaaaagtcGTACAAGATCCAGaagacaaaatatatcataccaTTATGAAGAATGAAAAAGCAAAAGTTTGTGCTATCATTCTATCTGAATTGAATGAAAAGTTAATGTTAACTTCTTGGAGGCCGTGA
- the LOC114128000 gene encoding cell-death-related nuclease 7, whose translation MSSHKMERAFSTFVVVSMTVIIVMASGDRLQCKDPNGQSVDWFTAIKLPKLKSSLSNGTIYIYMDAKNPEWTYSTGIVTKEKSAIGHTVSQMYTTNQAYNESIMWIVYNDEPTNGPATFTKGHSKGTVVADKSSGFWLVHSVPKFPQLPYQNNNSYTYPKTGIKYGQSFLCMSMTAEELDKVGNQLINNEVMVYGSHFGGDLKSTYPDLYNATLPHKIVKNGGVRLQPLRSIEGFEFLSISKNRHFGKDLYDGYITQMAQSNVYTETWLNSRDRLNSSCSGHYKTMNIKSLITKDIKGLENVSYKSALDHSKWVVTGKSSVPWTCIGDINRAKEQMKRGGGTVCIKSMPIWNQYKQLVSSIEKCKA comes from the exons atgtctaGTCACAAAATGGAACGAGCATTTTCAACATTTGTGGTTGTCTCGATGACGGTCATTATTGTGATGGCGTCGGGCGATCGACTACAATGTAAAGACCCGAATGGACAATCGGTCGACTG gtttacCGCTATCAAGCTGCCAAAACTCAAGTCAAGCTTGTCAAATGGGACCATTTACATCTATATGGACGCCAAGAACCCGGAATGGACCTACTCTACAGGGATCGTAACCAAAGAAAAGTCAGCTATCGGACACACTGTGTCGCAGATGTATACGACCAACCAAGCCTATAACGAG TCGATAATGTGGATTGTGTACAACGATGAGCCGACAAACGGTCCCGCGACGTTCACAAAGGGTCACAGCAAAGGTACGGTGGTGGCCGACAAAAGTTCGGGCTTTTGGTTAGTGCACAGCGTGCCCAAATTTCCGCAGTTGCCTTACCAGAATAACAACTCTTATACGTATCCCAAGACTGGTATTAAATACGGCCAAAGTTTTCTGTGCATGTCCATGACGGCTGAGGAATTGGACAAGGTAG GCAATCAGTTAATTAACAACGAAGTGATGGTTTACGGCAGTCACTTCGGAGGCGATCTGAAATCGACGTACCCGGACTTGTACAATGCCACTCTGCCAcacaaaattgtgaaaaatggCGGAGTAAGGTTACAACCTCTTCGCTCTATTGAGGGCTTTGAGTTTTTATCCATTTCTAAGAACAGACATTTTGGAAAAG attTATACGATGGTTATATCACTCAGATGGCACAGTCAAATGTGTACACAGAGACATGGTTGAATTCGCGTGATAGGTTGAATTCATCGTGTTCCGGCCACTACAA gACTATGAACATTAAGTCGTTGATCACGAAGGACATAAAAGGGTTGGAAAACGTATCGTATAAGTCGGCTTTGGACCATTCCAAATGGGTTGTGACCGGAAAAAGTTCTGTACCTTGGACTTGCATTGGTGACATCAACCGAGCT AAAGAACAGATGAAACGTGGAGGTGGAACAGTATGCATAAAATCAATGCCTATATGGAATCAGTATAAACAACTGGTATCAAGTATTGAAAAGTGTAAAGCTTAA